One genomic region from Ovis canadensis isolate MfBH-ARS-UI-01 breed Bighorn chromosome 24, ARS-UI_OviCan_v2, whole genome shotgun sequence encodes:
- the NUPR2 gene encoding nuclear protein 2: MDSAVPAVQPRAQPPPPDVCPPLGSEEEYYDCPDYYYLRDFPACGAGRIKGRTRRERELRTNWLVPGGHERKIAQKLLNSQRKRRQRQLQPRPRTRLT; encoded by the coding sequence ATGGACTCGGCCGTTCCCGCTGTCCAGCCTCGAGCCCAGCCACCGCCACCCGACGTTTGTCCGCCGCTGGGCTCCGAGGAGGAGTACTATGACTGCCCGGATTATTACTACTTGCGCGACTTCCCAGCCTGCGGTGCCGGTCGCATTAAGGGCCGGACGCGGCGTGAGCGAGAACTGCGTACCAACTGGCTGGTGCCCGGCGGCCACGAGCGCAAGATCGCGCAAAAGCTCCTGAACAGCCAGCGCAAGCGTCGCCAGCGCCAGCTGCAGCCCCGGCCGCGCACCCGTCTCACCTGA